One region of Myxococcus fulvus genomic DNA includes:
- a CDS encoding DUF3302 domain-containing protein has translation MRRWWGLVVWAPLPAHASFLSGDAMDTAADVMSWVVIIIGPVILISGFWMLHILPEKIAEKRHHPQLEAIKMLCLLSLFFGGLLWPLAWLWAYSKPTLYKMAYGHDRVPPPHGSEPAADDDSALAVRPGPAPEGLTPDEHGEPH, from the coding sequence GTGAGGCGATGGTGGGGGCTGGTGGTGTGGGCTCCGCTCCCGGCGCACGCGTCATTCCTCAGCGGCGACGCGATGGACACCGCGGCGGACGTGATGAGCTGGGTCGTCATCATCATCGGTCCAGTGATTCTCATCTCCGGGTTCTGGATGCTCCACATCCTCCCGGAGAAGATCGCCGAGAAGCGCCATCACCCGCAGCTGGAAGCCATCAAGATGCTGTGCCTGCTGTCGCTGTTCTTCGGCGGGCTCCTGTGGCCGCTGGCGTGGCTCTGGGCCTACTCCAAGCCGACCCTCTACAAGATGGCCTACGGGCACGACCGCGTCCCGCCTCCGCACGGCTCGGAGCCGGCCGCGGACGACGACTCGGCGCTCGCGGTCCGTCCAGGGCCGGCCCCCGAGGGCCTCACTCCTGACGAGCACGGGGAGCCACACTGA
- a CDS encoding glucose-6-phosphate dehydrogenase, with protein sequence MIDPLVIIGASGDLTARLLLPAVAELVEQKKAPDGLTITGVDRMDWTEEQFRERMREALDSHATRASPQTRAEVLRRLRYRRADATRAEDLRRALSGFQQSVLAYLALPAHLFEPVLESLSQAGLPEGSVVAVEKPFGVDLTSACRLNELLRLRFPSTLVFRIDHFLSDELVQRIIALRFGNRVLESIWSQQHIQRVVITWDETLTVEGRAAYYDRAGALRDMIQNHLLEVLALVAMEQPSRFDERSIRDARAAVLRAIPTMSMDQVRQRSVRGRYAQGLIAGTQVPAYARERGVEASRETETFAELMLEVASWRWAGVPFVLRTGKALSRAHAEVAVYFRFEPDHALRNRTGGQNVLRIGLSEPYVRLAVNINGPERTLVTTDLELRSRAAGRLAYSNLLLDMLRAEPMLTLRDDEVEEAWRIVGPVLEGWRKGLVPLCEYPAGSAGPSAPEQW encoded by the coding sequence ATGATTGACCCGCTCGTCATCATCGGTGCCTCCGGAGACCTGACGGCGCGGCTGCTGCTGCCCGCCGTCGCGGAGCTCGTCGAGCAGAAGAAGGCCCCCGACGGACTCACCATCACGGGGGTGGACCGGATGGACTGGACCGAGGAGCAGTTCCGCGAGCGCATGCGCGAGGCGCTGGACTCGCATGCGACGCGCGCCTCCCCCCAGACGCGCGCGGAGGTCCTCCGCCGCCTGCGCTACCGCCGCGCGGACGCCACGCGCGCCGAGGACCTCCGGCGCGCGCTCAGCGGCTTCCAGCAGTCGGTCCTCGCCTACCTCGCCCTGCCGGCACACCTCTTCGAGCCCGTGCTCGAGTCGCTCTCCCAGGCAGGCCTCCCGGAGGGCAGCGTGGTGGCCGTCGAGAAGCCCTTCGGCGTCGACCTCACCTCGGCCTGTCGCCTCAACGAGCTCTTGCGGCTCCGGTTCCCCAGCACGCTGGTCTTCCGCATCGACCACTTCCTGTCGGACGAGCTGGTCCAGCGCATCATCGCCCTGCGGTTCGGCAACCGCGTGCTCGAGTCCATCTGGAGCCAGCAGCACATCCAGCGGGTGGTCATCACCTGGGACGAGACGCTCACCGTCGAGGGCCGCGCGGCGTACTACGACAGGGCCGGCGCGCTCCGGGACATGATCCAGAACCACCTCCTGGAGGTGCTCGCGCTCGTCGCCATGGAGCAACCCTCGCGCTTCGATGAGCGCTCCATCCGGGACGCTCGCGCCGCCGTGCTGCGGGCCATTCCCACCATGTCCATGGACCAGGTGCGCCAGCGCAGCGTCCGCGGCCGCTACGCGCAGGGGCTCATCGCCGGGACCCAGGTGCCCGCCTACGCCCGGGAGCGTGGCGTCGAGGCCTCGCGCGAGACGGAGACCTTCGCCGAGCTGATGCTGGAGGTGGCGAGCTGGCGCTGGGCGGGCGTCCCCTTCGTCCTGCGCACGGGCAAGGCGCTGTCCAGGGCCCACGCCGAGGTCGCCGTGTACTTCCGCTTCGAGCCGGACCACGCGCTGCGCAACAGGACGGGCGGACAGAACGTGCTCCGCATCGGCCTGTCGGAGCCGTACGTCCGCCTCGCGGTGAACATCAATGGACCGGAGCGGACGCTGGTCACCACCGACCTGGAGCTGCGCTCCCGCGCGGCCGGGCGGCTCGCGTACTCCAACCTCCTGCTCGACATGTTGCGCGCCGAGCCCATGCTCACCCTCCGGGACGACGAGGTGGAGGAGGCGTGGCGCATCGTCGGGCCGGTCCTCGAGGGCTGGCGAAAGGGCCTCGTCCCGCTCTGCGAGTACCCGGCCGGAAGCGCTGGCCCGAGTGCCCCTGAACAGTGGTGA
- a CDS encoding glycoside hydrolase family 15 protein has protein sequence MTSTETVQTREAPRTGWGGDTRAEPGLLIEDHALLGDLYTAALVARDGSIDFLCLPDFDSDACFASLLGTPDNGRWKLAPKSPVREVRRRYLGKTLVLETELVTDEGTVRLVDFMPIREGSPHLVRFVEGVQGSVKMRSELRPRFANGYTVPLLSKRDGICAAIAGPDALYLRGGPGEAPPPFESEFTIRAGQRIPFVLSWGQPYKDIPEVLDAEAALRDTQAYWEDWASKIRLPATYQDAVVRSLLTLKACSFHPTGALVAAPTFGLPETPGGERNWDYRFCWIRDAALTLNALMLGNLTDEAEAFGNWLLNAIGGAPDQLQIMYGIRGERRLTEVPLDWLRGYEGARPVRIGNGAYAQFQLDILGEFAAVLYLHSRLKGRMTERAQKALKSVATHVSQVWTQPDHGIWEMRGPKHDFTASKVSAWTAVDRWVRVIEEYGLKEDKAPFVKLRQTIFDEVCSKGYDAQRNTFTQYYGSKGVDASLLFIPLSGFLPPDDPRVAGTVLAIEQELMPEGLVLRYLTEDSVDGLEGEEGAFLACSFWLANTYHLMGRTEDALRLFNKLLGLSNDVGLLAEEYLPKERRLFGNFPQAFSHLALVNSAYLLAEGHKPPMHS, from the coding sequence ATGACTTCGACAGAGACCGTGCAGACGAGGGAAGCCCCCAGGACCGGATGGGGAGGCGACACCCGAGCGGAACCCGGCCTGCTCATCGAGGACCACGCTCTCCTCGGAGACCTCTACACCGCCGCCCTCGTGGCCCGAGACGGCTCCATCGACTTCCTCTGCCTCCCCGACTTCGACTCGGACGCGTGCTTCGCCTCGCTGCTGGGCACCCCCGACAACGGACGCTGGAAGCTCGCGCCGAAGTCACCCGTGCGCGAAGTGCGCCGCCGCTACCTCGGCAAGACGCTCGTCCTGGAGACGGAGCTCGTCACGGACGAAGGCACCGTGCGCCTGGTGGACTTCATGCCCATCCGCGAAGGCAGCCCGCACCTCGTGCGCTTCGTGGAAGGCGTCCAGGGCTCGGTGAAGATGCGCTCCGAGCTGCGCCCGCGCTTCGCCAACGGCTACACCGTGCCCCTGCTCAGCAAGCGAGACGGCATCTGCGCGGCCATCGCCGGCCCGGATGCCCTCTACCTGCGAGGCGGCCCCGGTGAAGCACCTCCGCCCTTCGAGTCGGAGTTCACCATCCGCGCCGGCCAACGTATCCCCTTCGTGCTGTCCTGGGGCCAGCCCTACAAGGACATCCCCGAGGTGCTGGACGCGGAGGCCGCCCTGCGCGACACGCAGGCCTACTGGGAGGACTGGGCCTCGAAGATCCGCCTGCCCGCCACGTACCAGGACGCGGTCGTCCGCTCCCTGCTCACCCTCAAGGCCTGCAGCTTCCATCCCACGGGCGCGCTCGTCGCCGCGCCCACGTTCGGCCTCCCGGAGACACCGGGCGGTGAGCGAAACTGGGACTACCGCTTCTGCTGGATTCGCGACGCGGCCCTGACGCTGAACGCGCTGATGCTCGGCAACCTCACCGATGAGGCGGAGGCCTTCGGCAACTGGCTGTTGAACGCCATCGGCGGCGCCCCCGACCAATTGCAAATCATGTACGGCATCCGGGGCGAGCGACGCCTCACCGAAGTCCCACTCGACTGGCTGAGGGGTTACGAGGGCGCCCGCCCCGTGCGCATCGGCAATGGTGCCTATGCGCAGTTCCAGCTCGACATCCTCGGCGAGTTCGCCGCGGTCCTCTACCTCCACTCGCGGCTCAAGGGCCGGATGACGGAGCGCGCCCAGAAGGCGCTCAAGAGCGTCGCGACGCACGTGTCCCAGGTGTGGACCCAGCCGGACCATGGCATCTGGGAGATGCGCGGCCCGAAGCACGACTTCACCGCTTCCAAGGTGTCCGCATGGACCGCCGTGGACCGCTGGGTGCGCGTCATCGAGGAGTACGGTCTGAAGGAAGACAAGGCGCCGTTCGTGAAGCTGCGGCAGACCATCTTCGACGAGGTGTGTAGCAAGGGCTACGACGCCCAGCGCAACACCTTCACCCAGTACTACGGCTCGAAGGGCGTGGACGCGAGCCTGCTCTTCATCCCGCTCTCCGGGTTCCTCCCGCCGGACGACCCGCGCGTCGCCGGAACGGTGCTCGCCATCGAACAGGAGCTGATGCCGGAGGGGCTGGTGCTGCGCTACCTGACCGAGGACAGCGTGGACGGGCTCGAGGGCGAAGAGGGCGCGTTCCTCGCCTGCTCCTTCTGGCTCGCGAACACCTACCACCTCATGGGACGGACCGAGGACGCCCTGCGGCTCTTCAACAAGCTCCTGGGACTCTCCAACGACGTGGGCCTGCTCGCCGAGGAGTACCTGCCCAAGGAGCGCAGGCTGTTCGGCAACTTCCCCCAGGCGTTCAGTCACCTGGCGCTCGTGAACTCCGCCTACCTCCTGGCCGAAGGACACAAACCGCCGATGCATTCGTAG